In Centroberyx gerrardi isolate f3 chromosome 11, fCenGer3.hap1.cur.20231027, whole genome shotgun sequence, the following are encoded in one genomic region:
- the dmpk gene encoding myotonin-protein kinase, whose protein sequence is MSTGPGHGEPGLAEDPQSTGPVGLQTLLDLLVGVYQEFCASHLAREKYVSGFLQWAEPLVRQVKKTRINRDDFHILKVIGRGTFSEVAVARMLSTQQVYALKIMNKWDMLRRGETACYQEEREVLLKGDRRWITELHYAFQDDNYLYLVMDYYVGGDLLTLLSKFGDRIPEDMAQFYLAEMVMAIDSIHRLGYVHRDIKPDNILLTAEGHIRLGDFGSCLRVLEDGMVHSSLAVGTPDYLSPEILRAVEGGGGYGPECDWWALGICAYEMLLGTTPFFAESISETYAKIIHFQEYFEFPPSGPEISDEARSFITGLICEREVRLGTKGSSDFRSHPFFCGLDWGSLHKLPAPFLPEVSNATDTSNFDILDDCLSEMETLSDVMDRAPIGVHLAFVGYSYTATSQTGAIDRSRDIMMQIDHRRLRECERLYSPEKLSQVWQLRATLPVDLPALLELPLTLEQGTTASTHTTTEEEEEETDQISGLDEDLHRRLQEAERRYCELEKEMERLKGEIQDWRAPKETELSICPASLALPAHCMDAPGDRERAPPACHYPLVIPLHRHLLLFHRVRLPQVRSESYLLVCAEGGELQAWERHCYTELS, encoded by the exons ATGTCGACGGGCCCCGGCCACGGGGAACCGGGCCTGGCCGAGGACCCCCAGAGCACGGGGCCCGTGGGCCTCCAGACCCTGCTGGACCTGCTGGTGGGCGTCTACCAGGAGTTCTGCGCCTCGCACCTGGCGAGGGAGAAGTACGTGTCGGGCTTCCTGCAGTGGG CGGAGCCCCTGGTGAGGCAGGTGAAGAAGACTCGCATCAACAGAGACGACTTTCACATCCTGAAGGTGATCGGTCGAGGTACTTTCAGTGAG GTTGCGGTAGCGAGGATGCTAAGCACGCAACAAGTGTACGCTCTGAAGATCATGAACAAGTGGGATATGCTGAGGCGCGGAGAG ACAGCGTGTTACCAGGAGGAAAGGGAAGTTTTGCTGAAGGGTGACAGACGTTGGATCACTGAGTTGCACTACGCCTTTCAGGACGACAACTACCTG TACTTGGTGATGGACTACTATGTGGGGGGCGACCTGCTGACCCTGCTCAGTAAGTTTGGAGACCGGATCCCTGAGGACATGGCTCAGTTCTACCTGGCTGAGATGGTCATGGCCATTGACTCCATCCACAGACTGGGTTACGTGCACAG AGACATCAAACCTGACAACATCCTGCTGACAGCGGAGGGACATATCAGACTGGGGGACTTCGGTTCCTGTCTGAGGGTCCTAGAGGATGGGATG GTTCATTCATCCCTGGCAGTCGGGACCCCTGACTATTTGTCTCCAGAGATTTTGAGGGCagtagagggagggggaggctaCGGTCCTGAATGTGACTGGTGGGCTTTGGGCATCTGTGCCTATGAGATGCTGCTGGGGACCACGCCCTTCTTCGCAGAGTCCATCTCTGAAACATATGCCAAGATCATCCACTTTCAG GAGTATTTTGAGTTCCCTCCATCTGGCCCAGAGATTTCAGACGAGGCTCGCTCTTTCATCACTGGCCTCATCTGTGAGAGAGAAGTTCGTCTGGGGACTAAAGGCTCCAGTGATTTCAGGAGCCATCCCTTCTTCTGTGGACTAGACTGGGGTTCCCTGCATAAACTCCCTGCCCCCTTCCTGCCTGAAGTATCTAACGCAACCGACACCTCCAACTTTGACATTCTGGACGACTGTCTGAGTGAAATG GAGACGCTGTCTGATGTAATGGACAGGGCTCCAATTGGCGTACACTTGGCTTTtgttggatactcttacacagCCACCAG CCAGACGGGTGCCATCGACCGCAGTCGAGACATCATGATGCAGATTGACCACAGGAGGCTTAGGGAGTGTGAGAGGCTTTATTCCCCAGAGAAGCTG AGTCAAGTGTGGCAGCTCAGAGCCACTCTGCCAGTTGACCTGCCCGCCCTGCTGGAGCTCCCTCTAaccctggagcaaggcactacGGCATCCACCCACACcaccacagaggaggaggaggaggagaccgaCCAAATATCAGGACTTGATGAAGACTTGCACAG ACGGTTacaggaagcagagaggagatacTGCGAGCtggaaaaagagatggagagactgaAGGGGGAGATCCAGGACTGGAGGGCCCCCAAGGAGACAG AGCTGAGTATCTGCCCAGCATCTCTTGCTCTGCCTGCCCACTGTATGGACGCACCAGGGGAT agggagagagcgccCCCTGCCTGCCATTACCCACTGGTGATTCCACTACACCGCCACCTGCTCCTGTTTCACAGG GTTCGCTTGCCACAGGTGAGGAGTGAGTCGTACCTGCTGGTGTGTGCAGAAGGTGGGGAGCTCCAAGCCTGGGAGAGACACTGTTACACCGAGCTCTCCTGA
- the LOC139931385 gene encoding transcription factor ovo-like homolog lin-48, which yields MPRSFLVKKKQAAYGAWRWKEPEQMDWKEDTIVVSENATEQILSSPDAPKPAALPQPVTALGPGTAQEIRVPVPLAGPGGPGPGTAQDWSTLMPQGPFYHPNALALASRAKPRPRASPSSGDFLCSVCHKVFPLQRMLTRHLKCHSLVKRHPCRFCGKGFNDTFDLKRHMRTHTGIRPYRCELCEKAFTQRCSLESHMRKIHGVHQQYAYRQRRSKIFVCEDCGYTSNRPDEYFLHVRQCHPGSPALRRYYRRQAHENGSFAPADRKLNPYLLYSTPGYYM from the exons ATGCCAAGGTCTTTCCTTGTCAAAAAGAAACAGGCGGCATATGGTGCGTGGCGATGGAAAGAGCCGGAGCAGATGGACTGGAAAGAAGATACTATAGTAG TGAGTGAGAATGCTACGGAACAGATACTCAGCAGCCCTGATGCCCCAAAGCCTGCCGCTCTCCCTCAGCCAGTAACTGCCTTAGGACCTGGGACAGCACAAGAAATAAGAGTGCCAGTACCACTAGCAGGACCAGGAGGGCCAGGGCCTGGAACAGCCCAGGACTGGTCCACCCTGATGCCCCAGGGCCCCTTCTACCACCCCAATGCACTGGCATTGGCCAGCCGAGCTAAG CCCCGCCCCCGTGCGTCCCCCAGCTCAGGAGACTTCCTGTGTTCGGTGTGTCACAAGGTATTCCCCCTGCAGCGCATGTTGACGCGCCACCTCAAGTGCCACAGCCTGGTGAAGAGACACCCTTGTCGGTTCTGCGGCAAAGGATTCAACGATACCTTTGACCTCAAGAGGCATATGCGCACACATACAG GTATCCGCCCCTACAGGTGTGAACTATGCGAGAAAGCCTTCACACAGCGTTGCTCTCTGGAGTCCCATATGAGGAAGATCCACGGCGTCCACCAGCAGTACGCCTACCGCCAGCGACGCTCCAAGATCTTCGTGTGCGAGGATTGTGGTTACACCTCCAACCGGCCTGACGAGTACTTCCTCCATGTGCGGCAGTGCCACCCCGGCAGCCCCGCCCTGCGCCGGTACTACCGCCGCCAGGCCCATGAGAACGGCAGCTTTGCACCAGCTGACCGTAAACTCAACCCCTACCTGCTGTACTCAACCCCTGGGTACTACATGTAA